Proteins encoded together in one Otariodibacter oris window:
- the rpsT gene encoding 30S ribosomal protein S20 has translation MANIKSAKKRAIQSEKRRQHNASQRSMMRTFIKKVYATIATGDKAASEAAFVEMQKILDRMASKGLIHANKAANHKSKLAAQIKKLA, from the coding sequence TTGGCTAATATCAAGTCAGCAAAAAAACGCGCGATTCAATCTGAAAAACGTCGCCAACACAACGCAAGCCAACGCTCTATGATGCGTACTTTCATCAAAAAAGTTTATGCAACTATCGCTACTGGTGATAAAGCAGCATCTGAAGCAGCTTTCGTTGAAATGCAAAAAATATTGGATCGTATGGCATCTAAAGGCCTTATCCATGCAAATAAAGCAGCTAACCACAAATCTAAATTAGCAGCACAAATCAAAAAATTAGCTTAA
- a CDS encoding iron chelate uptake ABC transporter family permease subunit produces the protein MLNSNYKRLLFLTIITVICIGLYLGYQLPSRWQYAIYYRSLTLAAIVLTGIAIALSTMLFQILINNRILTPSVLGLDSLYVLLYTTVVFLFGGKLVDNLDVVSRFIYSNILMLFFALLLYRFILRNNSSNLYFLLLIGIICNTFFHSVSLFMEVLIDPNEYQIIQDVSFASFSHINTTILPLALGIIVIPIIYIFFNISILNVLTLGRDQAISLGVDYNKISKRLLIIIALLVSVSTALVGPIMFLGLIVMNLTFEFIRSNRYQILLPASMLIAIITLLGGQFIISQLLNFSTSISVVINFFGGLYFLYLILGHKVR, from the coding sequence ATGCTTAATTCAAATTATAAACGCTTATTATTCCTAACAATCATAACTGTAATATGTATTGGTTTATATCTTGGCTATCAACTACCTTCTCGTTGGCAATATGCCATTTATTATCGTAGTTTAACTTTAGCAGCTATCGTCCTAACTGGTATTGCGATTGCATTAAGTACCATGCTGTTCCAAATACTTATTAATAATCGAATATTAACACCAAGTGTATTAGGGCTAGATTCACTTTATGTATTACTCTATACCACTGTTGTTTTCTTATTCGGAGGAAAATTAGTTGATAATCTTGATGTTGTATCTAGATTCATCTATTCCAATATATTAATGCTATTTTTTGCATTGTTATTGTATAGATTTATTTTACGAAATAATTCATCTAATCTATATTTCTTATTATTAATAGGGATTATCTGCAATACATTTTTCCATAGTGTTTCATTATTTATGGAAGTGTTAATTGATCCTAATGAATATCAAATTATTCAAGACGTCAGTTTTGCAAGTTTTAGCCATATTAACACTACCATTCTCCCATTAGCTTTAGGCATTATTGTCATCCCTATTATTTATATATTTTTTAATATATCTATTTTAAATGTCCTTACACTTGGTAGAGATCAAGCTATTAGTTTAGGCGTTGATTACAATAAAATTAGTAAAAGACTATTAATCATTATTGCATTATTAGTTTCTGTATCCACCGCATTAGTGGGTCCAATAATGTTTCTAGGATTAATCGTTATGAATTTAACCTTCGAATTTATTCGAAGTAATCGTTATCAGATTTTACTACCTGCAAGTATGCTTATTGCAATTATTACGCTACTTGGTGGACAATTTATTATTTCTCAATTATTGAATTTTAGTACAAGTATTAGTGTAGTGATTAATTTTTTCGGTGGATTATATTTTCTTTATTTAATTTTGGGGCATAAAGTGAGATGA
- a CDS encoding MFS transporter: MSLENLLLWRRFISALAFFSVQSVFFVYLQQKGLSNTQITFSLSLLFFCNQALAILGGILGDRYGLAKIMLLGCLLDVIAYIFFLSADRYSILLFATVSFGLGSCLFSTNARAFLLTLADGEYSAKTRLQGKFLKVTSLSTMVAPLLTLPFIYFEQISTLIWLCFCVEATLFAFMAKPFYQMENVNNLVKFRWKQVQEIITKEFVFVHLMLFIPLSIASSFFVIFPYLFDNKLNAPEQIPIALFINGLMTVILQSSFSKHINLTAKQLMKISPVLAISIIVPWFTTLHYVSLFSAYLYLVIFTLIEVYSLTAMANLLVKFDNGKNRGFIFGSSRLLQSVLTMLVMNLIPHLFLI; this comes from the coding sequence ATGTCCTTAGAAAACTTACTATTATGGCGGAGGTTTATTTCTGCCTTAGCTTTTTTTTCAGTACAGAGTGTCTTTTTTGTTTATTTACAACAAAAAGGACTATCAAATACGCAAATTACATTTTCTTTATCGTTACTATTTTTTTGTAACCAAGCACTTGCGATTTTGGGAGGAATTTTAGGTGACCGTTATGGTTTAGCTAAAATCATGCTTTTGGGGTGCTTATTAGATGTTATTGCCTATATTTTCTTTTTATCCGCTGATCGTTATAGTATTTTACTGTTTGCGACGGTGAGTTTTGGTTTAGGAAGTTGTTTATTTTCAACCAATGCGAGGGCTTTTTTACTTACTTTAGCGGACGGGGAATATAGCGCTAAAACTCGATTACAAGGTAAGTTTTTAAAAGTAACAAGTTTGTCCACAATGGTTGCACCATTACTGACACTGCCTTTTATTTATTTTGAACAGATTTCCACATTAATATGGTTATGTTTTTGCGTAGAGGCAACACTTTTTGCATTTATGGCGAAACCATTTTATCAAATGGAGAATGTGAATAATTTAGTTAAATTTCGTTGGAAACAGGTTCAAGAAATAATCACAAAAGAATTTGTCTTTGTGCATTTGATGTTATTTATTCCATTAAGTATTGCATCTTCATTTTTTGTGATATTCCCTTATCTGTTTGATAATAAACTTAATGCACCGGAACAAATTCCAATAGCATTGTTTATCAATGGGTTAATGACAGTAATCTTACAATCATCATTTTCAAAACATATTAATTTAACTGCTAAACAGTTAATGAAGATTAGTCCTGTCTTAGCTATCAGTATTATCGTACCTTGGTTTACTACGTTACACTATGTTTCACTTTTTTCTGCTTATCTTTATTTGGTGATTTTTACATTAATCGAGGTTTATTCATTGACTGCAATGGCAAATTTATTAGTAAAATTTGATAATGGTAAAAATCGAGGATTTATTTTCGGCTCATCACGTTTGTTACAATCGGTTTTAACGATGTTAGTGATGAATCTTATTCCACATTTATTTTTAATTTAA
- a CDS encoding TonB-dependent receptor domain-containing protein, whose product MRYSTLSIAIMAGIFTTIANADTSDMATLDDIVVSASGTTQIAKNAPASVSIVQARDIANSPVTNVAEAIKSVPGVNISGSNVNSEDISIRGLSGDYTLMMTNGRRQNTRESRPNGNGGFESGFLPPLAAIQRIEVVRGPMSSLYGSDAMGGVVNVITKPIEDTWNGALSLGGIARQGSNGEQGNSSFFISGPLLGNKLGLQVYGSGNLRQEDAEVSGSNKVKNNDITSKLVFTPNDNHKVEFEVGKTKQEKTATPGLSQELTTNRAGSITRNLKQIVKNDRKHWVLTYFGTSDLFNSELSVYQEKAVRKTWNERLNSYDSRRPEITNTTVDGKLMIPVYNHFIVLGGQYQHAKLEDDSVENLVARRPVFMTKKEKAIQKALFLEDEISFTQDLLLTLGLRMDSHENYGTHWNPRAYLVYHLTPELTMKGGVAKAFRAPTIREISEDYITSTQGGAGVIYGNPDLKPETSWNQEIGIEYSNGQGISGGITLFNTEFKNKLISYQTFGTNGRPRVDDITGANLFVFDNIGKANIRGLELTGKFAILDNLNLALNYTYQRSKRKEEQLQGSRFNYDGYPLTNTPKHQFNSKADWQVTSTINTFIRYNYVGKRVWADQRTGYSGGPARYASAYSTIDLGANYQFGPNVLFNVGILNLTNERGDKVDASTGGNWSPVDSRRYWANVNLSF is encoded by the coding sequence ATGCGCTATTCAACGTTATCTATAGCTATTATGGCTGGGATTTTTACCACTATTGCTAATGCAGATACATCTGATATGGCAACTTTAGATGATATTGTGGTGAGTGCTTCTGGTACAACACAAATTGCTAAGAATGCACCAGCTAGTGTAAGTATTGTTCAAGCTAGAGATATAGCTAATTCTCCCGTAACAAATGTTGCAGAAGCCATCAAATCTGTTCCTGGTGTAAATATCAGCGGTTCAAATGTTAACAGTGAAGATATCTCTATTAGAGGGTTGTCTGGGGATTACACATTAATGATGACTAATGGTAGAAGACAAAATACCCGAGAATCACGTCCAAATGGGAATGGCGGATTCGAGTCTGGTTTCTTACCTCCACTCGCTGCAATTCAACGAATTGAGGTTGTTCGTGGACCTATGTCATCCCTATATGGTTCGGATGCCATGGGTGGTGTGGTGAATGTGATCACTAAACCTATTGAAGATACATGGAATGGCGCACTATCTTTAGGTGGAATTGCTCGTCAGGGTAGTAATGGTGAGCAAGGGAACAGCAGTTTCTTTATTTCTGGTCCATTATTGGGTAATAAATTGGGGCTTCAAGTTTATGGAAGCGGTAATTTACGCCAAGAAGATGCTGAAGTATCTGGCAGCAATAAAGTAAAAAATAACGATATTACATCCAAATTAGTCTTTACACCGAATGACAACCATAAAGTTGAATTTGAAGTGGGTAAAACTAAGCAAGAAAAAACAGCCACTCCAGGGTTATCTCAAGAATTAACAACCAATCGTGCAGGAAGCATCACAAGAAATCTAAAACAAATCGTTAAAAATGATCGTAAACATTGGGTATTAACTTATTTTGGTACGAGTGATTTGTTTAATAGTGAATTAAGCGTTTACCAAGAAAAAGCGGTCCGTAAAACATGGAATGAACGATTAAACAGCTACGATTCTCGTCGTCCAGAAATTACCAATACCACCGTCGATGGCAAATTAATGATCCCCGTATACAACCATTTCATTGTATTAGGTGGACAATATCAGCATGCTAAATTAGAAGATGACAGTGTTGAAAATCTTGTCGCTCGTCGTCCTGTATTTATGACAAAAAAAGAAAAAGCTATTCAAAAAGCTTTATTCTTAGAAGATGAAATCAGCTTTACTCAAGACCTACTCCTCACATTAGGATTAAGAATGGATTCCCATGAAAATTATGGGACACATTGGAATCCTCGAGCCTATTTAGTTTATCACCTCACTCCAGAATTAACGATGAAAGGTGGCGTTGCCAAGGCTTTTAGAGCACCAACTATTCGCGAAATTAGCGAAGATTATATTACTTCTACCCAAGGTGGTGCTGGTGTTATCTACGGTAACCCAGATCTTAAACCAGAGACAAGTTGGAACCAAGAAATTGGAATTGAGTACTCTAATGGACAAGGAATTAGTGGTGGAATTACCTTATTTAATACTGAGTTTAAAAATAAACTTATCAGCTACCAAACATTTGGTACAAATGGTAGACCACGAGTAGATGATATCACTGGCGCTAACTTGTTTGTGTTTGACAATATTGGGAAAGCCAATATTAGAGGATTAGAATTAACAGGTAAGTTTGCTATTTTAGATAATCTAAACCTAGCATTGAACTACACTTACCAACGTTCAAAACGTAAAGAGGAGCAATTACAAGGTAGCCGATTCAACTATGATGGATACCCTCTTACTAATACACCGAAGCACCAATTTAATTCAAAAGCTGATTGGCAAGTTACATCAACTATTAATACTTTTATACGCTATAACTATGTGGGGAAACGTGTTTGGGCAGATCAACGTACTGGATATAGTGGAGGACCCGCTCGCTATGCTAGCGCCTACAGTACTATCGATTTAGGAGCAAATTATCAATTCGGTCCGAATGTATTATTTAATGTTGGGATCCTCAATCTAACTAATGAGAGAGGGGATAAAGTTGATGCGAGTACGGGAGGAAACTGGTCTCCTGTAGATAGTCGTCGTTACTGGGCAAACGTAAATCTTAGTTTCTAA
- a CDS encoding ABC transporter permease, whose protein sequence is MYSIITLFVLLVILSISSLFIGVSNVDIVSLFHFDPEQWNIVTLSRIPRLISLLIAGASLSVCGLIMQQISQNRFVSPTIVGTMDSARLGILLSIILFPNVAILGKTVFATIVAFFGSLLFILILRHVKFKNMIFVPLVGIMMGNIISSITLFIAIKLDILQNLSGWLQGDFSLIMQGRYELLYLGLPILVIIYFFISRFAIVGMGKDIAKMLGLNYQGTLYFGLFIVSIITSIILVTIGMIPFIGLIIPNLITLYYGDNLSKILPLTAILGALFIIVCDVFGRLIIYPYEVPINTTVGVLGSGIFLFILAKRYRNNA, encoded by the coding sequence ATGTATTCAATAATTACGCTCTTTGTTTTATTAGTAATTCTTTCTATAAGCTCATTATTTATTGGTGTTTCTAATGTAGATATCGTGAGCTTATTCCATTTTGATCCTGAACAATGGAATATTGTTACCTTAAGTCGTATTCCCAGATTAATCAGCTTGCTTATTGCTGGAGCCAGTTTAAGTGTATGCGGATTAATCATGCAACAAATTAGTCAAAATCGTTTCGTCTCACCGACTATTGTTGGAACAATGGATAGTGCGAGATTAGGGATTTTACTCTCTATTATCTTATTTCCTAATGTTGCTATTTTAGGTAAAACTGTATTTGCCACTATTGTTGCTTTCTTTGGATCTTTACTTTTTATCTTAATATTACGCCATGTAAAATTTAAAAATATGATTTTTGTACCACTTGTTGGAATAATGATGGGTAATATTATTAGTTCCATTACCTTATTTATCGCAATTAAATTAGATATTTTACAAAATTTATCAGGTTGGCTACAAGGCGACTTTTCATTAATTATGCAAGGACGCTATGAATTATTATATCTTGGCTTACCTATCTTGGTAATTATTTATTTCTTCATCTCTCGTTTTGCTATTGTAGGAATGGGAAAAGATATTGCGAAGATGTTAGGGTTAAATTATCAAGGTACACTTTATTTTGGATTATTTATTGTTTCAATTATTACTTCTATAATTTTAGTCACTATCGGAATGATTCCTTTTATTGGGTTAATCATTCCTAATCTTATTACACTCTATTATGGTGATAATTTATCAAAGATATTACCACTCACTGCTATTTTAGGTGCATTATTTATTATTGTTTGTGATGTTTTTGGACGATTAATCATTTACCCATATGAAGTACCTATTAATACAACAGTAGGGGTATTAGGTAGTGGTATATTTTTATTCATTTTAGCCAAAAGGTATCGGAATAATGCTTAA
- a CDS encoding glycerate kinase produces the protein MKIIIAPDSFKESLTALEVANAIEKGIKKVIPNAECIKVPMADGGEGTVQSLVDALSGQLLPVNVTDPLGQEITGFLGVSGDRKVAIIEMAAASGLHLVPIQQRNPLKTTSYGTGELIRYALDLGVEKILLGIGGSATNDGGVGMLQALGAKFLDIEGKEIAWGGEQLANIAHVDLSHLDSRLQSIKIEVACDVDNPLCGEYGASAVFGPQKGATAEMVTILDNALLHFSKIVEKELSVNIRDKAGAGAAGGMGGGLQLLPHVELKAGVDIVIEAVSLAEKIANTDLVITGEGRMDAQSIHGKTPIGIAKIAKRYNKPTIAIVGSLRDDYEVVYKYGIDAVFPIIRQVGTLEQTLNQAEVNLISTAQNVVKLYQMR, from the coding sequence TTGAAAATAATTATTGCCCCAGATTCTTTTAAAGAAAGTTTGACTGCTCTTGAAGTTGCTAATGCTATTGAGAAAGGCATCAAAAAAGTGATACCCAATGCTGAATGTATTAAAGTTCCTATGGCTGATGGCGGAGAGGGAACAGTACAGTCTTTAGTTGATGCCTTATCAGGTCAGTTATTACCGGTAAATGTTACCGATCCTTTAGGTCAGGAAATTACTGGATTTTTGGGTGTGTCAGGTGATAGAAAAGTTGCCATTATTGAAATGGCAGCGGCATCAGGATTGCATCTTGTACCAATTCAACAACGTAATCCCTTGAAAACAACAAGTTATGGCACAGGAGAATTGATTCGATATGCTCTTGATTTAGGTGTAGAGAAAATCTTGCTAGGGATTGGCGGGAGTGCAACAAATGATGGTGGTGTTGGAATGTTGCAAGCTCTTGGTGCTAAATTTCTAGATATTGAAGGAAAGGAGATTGCTTGGGGCGGAGAACAATTAGCTAACATTGCTCATGTTGATCTATCTCATTTAGATTCACGGCTTCAATCTATCAAAATTGAAGTGGCTTGTGATGTCGATAATCCGTTGTGTGGTGAATATGGAGCCTCTGCTGTTTTTGGTCCACAAAAAGGGGCGACAGCAGAAATGGTCACTATTTTAGATAATGCGCTCTTACATTTTTCTAAGATCGTGGAAAAAGAGTTATCGGTCAATATCCGAGATAAAGCTGGAGCAGGTGCCGCTGGCGGAATGGGGGGTGGGTTGCAATTACTACCTCACGTCGAACTAAAAGCAGGTGTCGATATTGTGATTGAAGCGGTCAGTTTAGCAGAAAAAATTGCAAATACGGATCTAGTGATCACAGGAGAGGGAAGAATGGATGCACAAAGTATTCATGGTAAAACCCCAATTGGTATAGCGAAAATTGCGAAACGATACAACAAACCCACAATCGCTATTGTGGGGTCGCTAAGAGATGATTATGAGGTCGTTTATAAGTATGGTATTGATGCCGTGTTCCCTATTATTCGTCAAGTAGGAACGT
- a CDS encoding alpha/beta hydrolase — translation MESSLYNIKHVNQVFNNNSYRLFIADPKSNFNGTTLYLLDGNMHFPKALEAVNSHKPLPRIVAIGYVGEEQYFVPERTRDYTPKAEGEDFAKGGGADNFLNFIANEAKPFIDTHYSKTERNLFFGHSFGGLFGLYTLFTKGGLFDGYILASPSLWWGNSNWLKDKVLTSRPHFVLLTLSEYEAYPERDPQVDPDRIKRIQSRRSDFTVEQLYQQLQNEQISSEFVLLPKVNHGSSIPFALKLALEKAQSQ, via the coding sequence ATGGAAAGCAGTTTATATAATATAAAACACGTTAATCAGGTCTTTAATAATAATTCATACCGATTATTTATTGCAGATCCTAAAAGCAATTTTAATGGAACAACACTCTATTTATTAGATGGCAATATGCATTTCCCAAAGGCACTAGAAGCGGTTAATTCTCACAAACCACTGCCTCGTATTGTTGCTATTGGTTATGTAGGTGAAGAACAATATTTTGTACCTGAAAGAACTAGAGATTACACACCAAAGGCTGAAGGGGAAGACTTTGCCAAGGGTGGAGGTGCTGATAATTTTCTTAATTTTATAGCAAATGAAGCTAAACCATTTATAGATACTCATTATAGTAAAACAGAACGAAACCTTTTCTTTGGACACTCTTTTGGAGGTTTATTTGGACTTTATACCCTATTCACTAAAGGGGGGCTGTTTGATGGCTATATTTTGGCAAGCCCATCGTTGTGGTGGGGAAATTCAAATTGGCTCAAAGATAAGGTTTTAACCTCTCGACCTCACTTTGTATTGCTTACATTAAGTGAATACGAAGCTTACCCAGAGCGAGATCCACAAGTAGATCCTGATCGTATTAAACGAATCCAATCACGCCGTTCAGATTTCACTGTTGAGCAACTTTATCAACAGCTACAAAACGAACAAATTTCATCAGAATTTGTCCTACTACCAAAAGTGAATCATGGCAGTAGTATTCCATTTGCGCTTAAACTCGCATTGGAAAAAGCACAATCTCAATAA
- the murJ gene encoding murein biosynthesis integral membrane protein MurJ: MSNKLLKSGMVVSSMTLLSRILGLIRDIVVANLLGTSVAADVFLFANRIPNFLRRLFAEGAFSKAFVPVLAEYNADDDINKTREFIAKVSGTLGGLVTIVTLVGVIASPIVAALFGTGWFIDWLQDGADAEKFTQASLLLKITFPYLWFITFVALSGAVLNTLGKFGVMAFSPVLLNVAIIAMAIGAAPYFDNPDIALALGVFLGGLLQFLFQIPYLKKEGLLVKPKWAWHDEGVKKVRTLMIPALFGVSVTQINLLLNQVIASFLITGSISWLYYADRLIEFPLGLFGIAISTVVLPSLSRIAKQKDLEGEHRVQVFANTMDWGVRMVLLLGIPAMIGIAVLAEPLVMTLFMHGKFQLVDVIASGKALFVMCFGLISYMLISVLANGFYAHQNTKTPVKIGVIAAISNICFGVLAIPFGYIGLAMASALSALVNASLLYRGLVKNNTYKISVKTALFTLKLLIAGCLMGAMVSYFSPELIQWASLSIWGKIHWLLWLIVMAAVIYFGVLFLLGIRQKDLKAD, from the coding sequence GTGAGTAATAAATTATTAAAATCAGGAATGGTGGTCAGTTCAATGACGCTATTATCTCGCATATTAGGATTAATTCGAGATATTGTAGTCGCAAATCTGTTAGGAACCAGTGTTGCTGCCGATGTATTTTTATTTGCCAATCGTATTCCTAACTTCCTTCGCCGATTATTTGCGGAAGGAGCTTTTTCCAAAGCCTTCGTCCCCGTCCTTGCCGAATATAATGCGGATGATGATATAAATAAGACACGAGAATTTATTGCAAAAGTATCAGGAACCTTAGGAGGATTGGTTACGATTGTGACTTTAGTGGGCGTAATTGCTTCCCCTATTGTCGCCGCACTTTTTGGTACAGGTTGGTTTATTGATTGGTTACAAGATGGTGCAGATGCAGAAAAATTCACTCAAGCTTCATTACTTTTAAAAATCACCTTTCCTTATTTATGGTTTATTACCTTTGTTGCTTTATCGGGGGCGGTATTAAATACACTAGGTAAATTTGGTGTAATGGCATTTTCGCCTGTTTTACTCAACGTAGCGATTATAGCAATGGCCATCGGTGCAGCCCCTTATTTTGATAATCCAGATATTGCATTGGCTTTAGGGGTTTTTCTTGGTGGATTATTACAATTCTTGTTCCAAATTCCTTACCTAAAAAAAGAAGGATTATTAGTTAAGCCGAAATGGGCATGGCATGATGAAGGGGTAAAAAAAGTCAGAACCTTAATGATACCAGCTTTGTTTGGTGTGTCCGTTACACAAATTAATTTACTTTTAAATCAAGTGATTGCGAGTTTCTTGATTACAGGATCGATTAGTTGGCTTTATTATGCTGACCGCTTAATTGAGTTTCCATTAGGCTTATTTGGTATTGCAATTTCTACGGTGGTATTACCAAGCCTTTCTCGTATCGCGAAACAAAAAGATCTAGAAGGCGAGCATCGTGTTCAGGTCTTTGCCAATACAATGGATTGGGGCGTGAGAATGGTGTTATTACTAGGTATTCCCGCAATGATTGGTATCGCTGTACTAGCCGAGCCTTTGGTTATGACATTATTTATGCACGGGAAATTCCAGTTAGTCGATGTGATTGCATCTGGGAAAGCATTATTTGTCATGTGTTTTGGCTTAATAAGTTATATGTTAATTAGTGTATTAGCCAATGGTTTCTATGCTCATCAAAATACCAAAACACCCGTAAAAATCGGTGTAATTGCGGCGATAAGTAATATCTGTTTTGGCGTGTTGGCTATTCCTTTTGGGTATATTGGGCTTGCCATGGCTTCCGCATTATCAGCATTAGTGAATGCAAGTTTGTTGTATCGAGGGCTGGTTAAAAATAATACTTATAAAATTAGTGTGAAAACAGCACTATTTACGCTCAAGCTCTTAATTGCAGGCTGTCTGATGGGGGCAATGGTTTCTTATTTCTCACCAGAATTGATTCAATGGGCATCCCTTTCTATTTGGGGAAAAATCCATTGGCTATTGTGGTTGATTGTAATGGCAGCGGTAATATATTTTGGTGTTCTATTTTTATTAGGTATCCGCCAAAAAGATTTAAAGGCTGACTGA
- a CDS encoding CrcB family protein, with protein sequence MTNLLLVSLGAVLGAVSRWQLGVWLNPLLQAVGFGTFFANMLGCFLIGIALGLNLQESQKLLFITGFLGSFTTFSSFSAEVSEKLLQEKWLNALSVFSLHTLGGITATIIGMFCVRFFMAGRV encoded by the coding sequence ATGACAAATTTATTATTAGTTTCTCTTGGTGCTGTACTTGGCGCAGTTTCTCGTTGGCAATTGGGTGTATGGCTTAATCCTTTGTTACAAGCGGTCGGATTCGGTACATTTTTTGCAAATATGCTGGGGTGTTTTTTGATCGGGATTGCTCTCGGTTTAAATTTACAGGAAAGCCAAAAATTGCTTTTTATCACAGGATTTTTAGGTAGTTTTACTACCTTTTCCTCTTTCTCTGCAGAAGTCAGTGAAAAACTCTTACAAGAAAAATGGCTTAATGCCCTAAGTGTATTTAGCCTACATACTTTAGGTGGCATTACTGCAACAATTATAGGTATGTTTTGTGTACGTTTTTTTATGGCTGGAAGAGTATAA